From Microcebus murinus isolate Inina chromosome 15, M.murinus_Inina_mat1.0, whole genome shotgun sequence, the proteins below share one genomic window:
- the LOC142876355 gene encoding uncharacterized protein LOC142876355 codes for MMLRSPLPAAAASHTASHVSLPLFFFFLTSARGGAATARPLTSPPLARPRPGGRGGGGPGASASPGPGGLGLRRGGAAGRDGGGRRGRAGGACGASLEGAEGSAPAAPARPGGGVQGPGARLAWGEGAARRLPGCRAAASRRLLSPPLDPSAPPGLKAATLRLREKGKLQTSPTTRLTASFLRNQESTLSYFLRLNLESPLGGCSRGA; via the exons ATGATGCTGAGGTCTCCTCTGCCGGCGGCTGCAGCTTCTCACACAGCCTCTCATGTTTCgctccctcttttcttcttctttttaactaGCGCGCGGGGAGGTGCTGCCACCGCGCGCCCCTTGACGTCACCGCCTCTCGCGCGCCCCCGcccgggggggaggggagggggcggcccCGGCGCGAGCGCGTCCCCCGGGCCCGGCGGCCTCGGGCTGCGGCGAGGAGGGGCGGCGGGCCGCGACGGCGGCGGACGGAGGGGGAGGGCCGGCGGGGCCTGCGGAGCCAGCCTCGAGGGCGCGGAAGGCAGCGCGCCCGCCGCGCCGGCGCGCCCGGGTGGGGGCGTCCAGGGCCCCGGTGCCCGGCTGGCCTGGGGCGAGGGCGCAGCCCGGAGATTGCCGGGCTGTCGGGCCGCTGCCTCCCGCCGgctcctctctcctccactcGATCCCTCCGCTCCGCCCGGGCTAAAGGCGGCCACGCTGAGGCTCCGAGAGAAA GGAAAACTGCAAACCTCACCTACAACTAGACTGACAGCATCATTTCTTAGGAATCAGGAATCAACACtgagttattttttaagattaaaccTTGAAAGCCCACTTGGAGGCTGCAGCAGGGGAGCATAG